The following is a genomic window from Clostridium fungisolvens.
TAGTCAAGGACTTCGTGTAATTGCTGTTGGGCAAATGAATTTAAATAATATAGATGATATACCTGAAACTCTTAAGGAATGTAGTTTAGAGCTTTGTGGACTTATTGGCCTAGCTGATCCTCCAAGAGAATCAGTTAAAGAAGACATTAAAACCTGTACAAAAGCTGGAGTTCGTGTGGTTATGATAACTGGTGATAATGGAATAACTGCAAGCTCAATCGCAAAACAAATCAATATCCCAAACAGTGATAAGATTATCACAGGCGATGAACTTAATAATATGACTGATGAGGAACTTAAAGAAAGAGTTAAAGAGGTCAGTATTTTCTCTAGAGTAGTTCCAGAACACAAGATGAGGATTGTTAATGCATTTAAAGAAAATGGAGAAATAGTAGCCATGACAGGAGACGGTGTCAATGACGCACCAGCACTTAAACATGCTGATATTGGCATAGCTATGGGGAAACGTGGCTCAGAGGTTTCTAGAGAAGCAGCAGATTTGATTTTGCTTGATGATAACTTCTCTACAATTGTTGAAACCATAAGAAATGGCAGAAGAATTTATGACAACATTAGAAAAGCTGTTGGGTATGTATTTACCATTCATATACCTATAGCCTTTAGTGCACTACTGGCTCCACTACTTGGAATAAGCCCAGGAAGTCTACTTCTACTTCCACTACACGTTGTTTTGCTTGAACTTGTAATTGACCCTACTTGCTCTATAGTATTAGAACGTCAGCCAGCAGAAGAGGATATTATGGAAAGAAGCCCTCGTGATCCAAACGAAAAAATGCTAACATCAAAAAATCTTTTCAAAAGCATCTTCCAAGGTTTTGTTATATTTAGCGCATCTTTTGGGACCTATTACTGGTTTTTGAATCAAAATCCAGACAATGCTCCTATAGCTAGAGCAATGGGACTTACCATCATATTACTTGCAAACCTGTTATTGGTTCATGTTAATAGCTCAAGTTATGACTTTGCAGTAAAATCATTCATTAAAGCTATAAATGATAAAATAATGTGGATAGCCAGTTTAGGAACACTAATTGGTTTAGCAGTGATATTATATTCTCCTTTAAATAGCTTTTTGAAACTGGCTCCATTATCTATAAAGCAATTGCCTTTGGCAGCTTTAATAGCAGTAGTTTCAGTTGCTTGGTATGAAGTTGTAAAATTAGTAAGACACATTAAAAATCATCGTAGTATGAAGAATAACCAGTAAAATCTTCCAAAATATTATTTTAAAAAAGCTACTATTCATAAAATTAACCTAAATAATAGATGAAAGAGAATTTGATTTAATAAAAGTTTTTAACCCATAATAGTGAAATGTGATAGCTTAAACACTTATGCTATCACATTTTATTTTGCTATAAAAAATAGATTTGAACTATTAAGTTATTCCGCCGGGTAATACCCTAAAGACTAAGTTACAGTGGTTTATTTATAATACTCCATAAGCTTTTTAGCCCCTACTTCAGGATGAGTATAACGTCTTCTGTTTTGTGTCTTATCTTTGTAATTGATAGCTTGTCTTGGGCAATGCTGAATGCATGCAAGGCAGCTTTCACATTGATTATGAAACACTGGTGTTTTATTCTCCAAGGTTATATTCTTAGCAGGACAAACCTTCTGGCATATTCCACAGGAAATACAGTTATCATTAACGTTAAAATCACTACTTACTGTGTTGATTTTACCCATATAACTCTTCAAATATATCTTCAACTAACCTATCTATTTTAATAATGTCTTCGCAATCCTTTTTCTGATCCATCAAAGTTTTTATTTGGGTCATAAATTCAATCATTGATCCAAATAAATTTTGCTTTCTAATTAGCTCTAGTTTCTTATTATTAAATAAATCC
Proteins encoded in this region:
- a CDS encoding EFR1 family ferrodoxin (N-terminal region resembles flavodoxins. C-terminal ferrodoxin region binds two 4Fe-4S clusters.), translated to MGKINTVSSDFNVNDNCISCGICQKVCPAKNITLENKTPVFHNQCESCLACIQHCPRQAINYKDKTQNRRRYTHPEVGAKKLMEYYK